CATTCCCGAGACCGCCAGACGCTCGCTCGAAGAGATTGCCCCCGAACGCTGATGCAACGTTTTCCTCGACTCACCTCCTGCTAGCCTGAGCGCCGATGCCGAGCCTGCAACGCAGTGAGGAAAACGGCTACGTCGGTGCGCGGCGGCGCCTCGTCGAGCGTCTGCGCGAGCAAGGCGTGCGGGATCCGCGGGTTCTCGAGGCGGTCTCCGAGGTTCGCCGACATCTGCTGGTCGATGAAGCGTTGCGCGACCGGGCCTACGAAGATGTTCCGCTTCCGATCGGCGATGGCCAGACCATCTCTGCGCCTGGAATCGTGGCCGCCATGTCCGAGGCTCTGGAACTCCAGGGGCACGAAACAGTTCTCGAGGTCGGCACGGGCTCGGGCTACCAGGCCGCGATTCTCTCGCGCCTGGCGGCGCGGGTCATCTCGATCGAACGGATTCCGGGCCTCGCGAATCGCGCTCGCTCCGCTCTCGATATGCTGGGCGTCACGAACGTGGTGGTCCATCTGGGCGACGGCTCCCGGGGCCGTCCGAGCGAAGCTCCGTTCGACGCCATCGTCGTCACGGCGGGCGGACCGAAGATTCCAGAGCCGCTGGTCGAGCAGCTGGTACCCGGCGGACGCCTGGTTGGGCCTTTCGGGCCGCGAGGCCAGCAAGAGCTGATCCGGGTGCGGCGCAAGGCAGACGGCGAGCTGGTTCGCGAGTCTCTCGGCCTGTGTCGTTTCGTCGATCTGGTGGGCGAGCACGGATGGATGGGCTGACGCGGCTCGGCCACTTCATGCTGCGCTGCGGGCTGGTCGTGTTGCTGTTGAACCCGGCCAGTTGTGCGCACAGAAGCGATGGTGTCGTTCACACCGTTCGGGAAGGCGAGAATCTCTTCCGTATTGCCCAGCACTACGGGGTACCGATCTCGGAAATTCTCGACGCGAACGACGTTCCGGATGTCCGGGATCTTCCGACCGGCGCCAGTTTGTGGATCCCCGGGGCCCGTGTTCGAAGGCCGAGCACCCGCCCCCTGCGACCGCCGTTGCAATCAAGACCCGCCGCAGAAGCCGACGCCCTGGCGCACGGCGCCCTGCGTTTCGCCTGGCCGCTCCGCGGTCGCCTCACATCGCGCTATGGCCCGCGCGGGCGGCGCCTCCACGAAGGCCTCGATATCGCCGCTTCCGGGGGCACCCTGGTGCGAGCGGCCGAGGCCGGGAGGGTGGTCTTCAGTGGCCGCATGGGTGGCTACGGAAACGTGGTCGTGCTCCGACACACTCCCGCATATGCCAGCGTCTATGCCCACCATCGTCGCAACCGGGTGAGCAAGGGCGGTTTCGTCGACAAGGGCGGGGTGGTGGGAGAGGTGGGGACCACCGGAAACGCCTCGGGGCCCCATCTACACTTCGAGATCCGGCGGGACGAGATAGCCCAGGACCCGCTACTCTTCCTGCCTTGAGGATCCTCATGGAGCGATTGCCCACGTGACCGTCGACCAACTGCGCTCGCTGATTCGAGATGTTCCGGATTTCCCCAAAGAGGGGATCCTGTTCCGGGATGTCACCCCATTGTTGCTCGATCCTGCCGGGTTGAACGCGGCCATCAATGCGGTGGCGGCACCCTTCGGCGATGCCAAGGTGGACAGGGTGCTGGGAATCGAAGCCCGTGGCTTCATCTTCGGTGCTCCGATCGCCCAGGCGCTGGGCGCTGGCTTCGGCCTGGTTCGGAAGGCGGGCAAGCTGCCCTATGAGAGTCATTCTGCGAGCTACGAGTTCGAATACGGCATCGATCGCGTGGAGATGCACGTGGATACCGTGGAATCCGGACAACGTGTCTTGATCGTGGACGACCTGATCGCCACGGGCGGAACCGCAGCAGCCGCTGTCGAGCTGGTCCGAAGAGCGGGCGGCGAAGTGGTCGGCTGCTCCTTCCTGATCGAGCTTCTCGCCCTCGGCGGTCACAAGAAGATCGACACCGACTGCCACGCAGTCCTGACCTACTAGGGAAGACCTGCCCCGGGTACCTCCACCTCCGTCGTGAGAATGCGGGCGTTGCGGGAGGCTTCGCATTCTGCCGGGCTGACGCTTTCCGAGGTGAGGATGAACAGGGTCCGCCGCTCCTCGCCTCCGAGCATGCAAGCGATGGCCATCTGATCGGTGGGAATGCGCTCGGTCACGTCGCCGCCCTCACGAACACGTAGGATCTCCTTGGAGACTGGAGACGCGACCCAGATGGCGCCTTCGGCGTCCAGACAGATGCCGTCGGGCACCGCTCTCTCGAATTGCGCCCAGATCCGGCGGTTGGAGAGGGTGCCGTCCGAGGCGAGATCGAAGGCGCTGAGGCGGGGGCCGAAGGTCTCGGCGACGACCAGGGTCTCGCCGTCCGGCGTGATGACCGCGCCGTTCGGAAACGACATGTCGGCGGATGCCACGTGAGCTGAGCCGTCCGGATCGACCCGCAGCAGCTCGGTCGGCGTCGGCGTGTCGCCCGCATCGAGATCGAAGCCGAAGTTGCCGACGAAGGCATGACCATGGGCGTCGACGACCAGATCGTTGCAATGATGGCGCGCGAGGCTCTCGAGATCCGCGTGCACCGCCAATGTGCCATCGGCCTCCAGGCGCAGGAGCCGGCGATCCTGCATGGACACGATGAGCAGGCGCCCGTCCGGGAGCCACCCGAGCCCCGAGGGTCGCTCCTCCACGCGAAGGATCTCCTCGGTCTTGCCGGCCGCAGTCACGGTCATCACTGTCCGAGCGTGCATGTCCGAGAACCAGAGCCGGCCGTCGTGCCAGCGCGGGCCTTCCGGGAAAGCCAGACCATCGAGAAGCGGTGTCAACGTTCGCGTCATGGATGCCTCCGGGCGGCAAGGGTAGGCGGCGGCTTGCGGCTCCGCTCAGGGGCGAGGCAGAATGCGCCTTCCCTCGTGCTCCTGGAGGATACTCGTGCCGCTCCGATTCGTGACCTCACTCGCCTTCCAACCACCTGCCCATCTGGCGCCGCTCGCGAAGGCCGCGGACGAAGCCGGTTTCGATGCGGTGGCACTCTCGGATCACGTGATCCACCCGGAGAAACTCGAGACACCGTACCCGTACACCGACGATGGAAAACCGCGCTGGGAACCCTTCACGAATTGGCCGGATCCGTGGGTCACCGCGGGAGCGCTGTTGGGGGTGACCGAGCGCTTGCGTGTGATCAGCAGCGTGTTCGTGCTGCCGATGCGCAATCCCTTCCTGGTCGCGAAAGCCGTGGGTACGGCCGCCGTGCTCTCGGGAGGACGGGTCGCTCTTGGGGTGGGTGCCGGCTGGATGGCCGACGAGTTCGAGCTGATGGAGCAGCCCTTCCCAGGCCGCGGCCGGCGCATGGATGAAATGATCGAGGTGCTCCGCCAGCTCTGGCAGGGAGGATGGGTCGAGCACCACGGCGAATTCTACGACTTCCCGCGCCTCGAGATGAGCCCGGTGCCGGAAGAGGAGATCCCGATCCTCGTGGGAGGGCTGTCGAAGCGTGCACTCGAACGCGCGGCCAGCGTAGGAGACGGATGGATCTCCGACCTTCACAGCACCGAGGAGCTGGCGGGCCTGGTATCGATGCTAGGCGAGCTACGTGCGGCAGGCCCCCGAGCCAATCGCCCCTTCCAGATCGTCGTCTCCTGCAACGACGCCTTCGATCTCGATGGCTACCGCCGCCTCCAGGACCTCGGCATCACCCACCTCAACACCATGCCTTGGCTCTTCTACGGCGCCGACCCCAACTCGCTCGAGGAGAAATGCGACGGCCTCCACCGCTTCGCCGACGACATCCTGCAACGCATCTGAGGGCGCGCGCTTCAGCTGCGTAGGTGGTGATCGGCGACGATCCGAGCAACGGCGGTGGTGAGACGTTTGGCGGTAGGGATGTGGAGGAACTCGTTGGGTCCGTGGGCATTGGAAGCGGGGCCCAGAACGCCCGTGATGAGGAACTGGGCTTCGGGGAAGAGATCGCCCAGCATGGAAATGAAGGGGATGGTGCCGCCTTCACCCATCATGAGGGCAGGGCGGCCGAAGCAGGCAGACGAGGCTGCATCAACGGCTCGTTCGAGCCACGGGGCGATGGGCGGGGCGTTCCATCCGGTCGCCGAAGGCTCGGCCTCGAAATGCACGCCGGCGCCACTCGGCGGGTTCGCCTCGAGCAGGGTCTTGACCGCGGCGGTGGCGGCGTCGCCGTCGACGCCTGGCGGCAGGCGGAGCGAGAGCTTCGCGGTGGTCGATGGGCGAAGGACATTCCCGGCATCGCTCGGAGCCGGCGCGCCGCCCAGGCCCGTGATCGCGAGGGCGGGACGCCAGGTGCGGTTCAGGATCAGATCCGCGGGGTCTCCGTCCGGTGGGCGCGTGGCGCCGGCGAAGGGAAACTTCGTGGACACGTCATCGCCGATCTGGCTGGCCACCTTGCGGGCTTCGGCGACGCGATCCGCCGGGATCTCCGCGTTCAACCCGGCTGGAAACACGCGCCCCGTGTCTTCGTCCTCGATCCGTGAAAGGAGTTGGCGCAGGATCCTGAAACTCGAAGGGACGATGCCCCCCGCGTCTCCGGAGTGCACGCCCTCGTCGAGCACGTCGACCCGGAGTTCGCCGCTGACCATGCCCCGCAGCGAAGTGGTGCCCCACAACTGGTCGTAGTTTCCACATCCGGAATCCAGACAGACCACCAGCGAGGGCTGACCGATTCGCGGCAGCAAGCGCTGCACGTGTTCGGGGAGATCCGGGCTGCCACTCTCCTCGCAGCATTCGATCAGCAGAACACAGCGTGCGTGCGGCACCTGCTCTCGGGCCAGAAGCTCCAGGGCGGTTAGCGAAGCGAACGCTGCGTAGCCGTCATCAGCGCCGCCGCGTCCGTAGAGTCGATCGCCGCGACGAACCGGCGACCACGGTCCCAGGTCCTCTTCCCATCCGATCATCTCGGGCTGCTTGTCGAGATGGCCATAGAGCAGCACCGTGTCATCGCTCTGGCCCGGAACCTCGCTCTGCTCCGGAACCTCGAGGTAGAGGAGCGGGGTGAGTTGTGGATCCTCGATGACCTCGACGATCAGACCGGGAACGTCTCGGCTGCGGCACCATTCCGCGACCTCTGCCACGGCCCGATCCATGTGGCCATGCTCGCGCCAGGCGGGATCGAAGAGCGGAGACTTGTTCGGAATGCGGATGTAGCTCTCGAGCGCAGGGAGGATCGACGTCTCCCACTGCTGGTCGACCCAACCCTCCACCACCAGACCGCTCATTCGGGATCTCCTCTCCGCAATGCGAGCAACCGAAAAGCGCCCCGGCCCCGGCCGGGACCCGCGGGCACTTCCCCCCATGTCTCGCGAGGACGAGGTTAGCAGGGCGACTTCGCCTTCATTGGAGGCCCCGAACCACCGAACACTTCCTAGACTGTTCCAAGCAAACCGGAGGGGGACTCGACGTGCCTTGGTGGGGATGGCTGGCGGTGGGCGCCGCGTTGTTGGCAGCCGAACTCGGTGTGAGCGCCGATTTCTGGCTCGCCGTCGTGGGCGCCGCTGCACTCGGTACCTCGTTGCTCGGCCTGTTCGGAATCGATGCACCGATCTGGACGCAGTGGATGGTCTTCGCGGGCCTGGCCGTGTTTCTTGCTGTCTTCGTCCGCGGCCCGGCCTACGAGCGCCTCATGGCCAAGACGGTCGATCTGGCGCCCGAACTGCTGGGCGAGCAGGCGCGTGTCGTCGAGGGTGCGATTGCGCCGGGCGAAATCGGCAAGGTCGAATTGCGCGGGTCTACCTGGCGAGCACGGAACGAAGGCAGTGAAGCGCTGGAAGAGGGCGCCATCGCCCACGTCGACGGTGTCGACGGTGTCATGCTGCGAGTGCGGGCCGAGTAGGCCCGAACCGCTGAAGGAGATCGGATCATGGAGACGCTCATTGGTGTTGGTGTCATTGCCGCCCTCGTCATCTTCGTACTGGCGAAGACGGCGGTCGTCGTTCCCCAGCAGAGTGCCTATGTCGTCGAACGCCTCGGGAAGTATTCGGACACGCTCCACGCGGGCTTCCACATCCTGATGCCCTTCGTGGACCGGATCGCCTACAAGCACTCCCTGAAGGAGCGGGCGATCGATATCCAGGAGCAGATCTGCATCACCCGGGACAACGTCCAGGTCGGCGTGGATGGCGTCCTCTACCTCCAGGTCCTGGATGCCCGGCGGGCCTCCTACGGCATCGGCAACTACGTCTTCGCCATCTCCCAGCTGGCCCAGACGACGCTGCGAAGCGAGGTCGGCAAGATCGATCTCGATCGGACCTTCGAGGAACGTGCGCAGATGAATGCGTCGGTCGTCTCCGAACTCGACATGGCCTCGGATCCCTGGGGCGTGAAGGTGATGCGCTACGAGATCAAGAACATCAATCCGCCCCATGACGTGCTGACCGCCATGGAGAAGCAGATGCGCGCCGAGCGCGAGAAGCGGGCGGTGGTTCTCGAATCCGAGGGCCACCGCGATGCCGCCATCAACCAGGCCGAGGGCGACAAGCAGAAGGTGATCAAGGAGTCCGAGGCGACCCGGATGAAGCAGATCAACGAAGCCCAGGGTGAGGCAGAAGCGATCGAGGCCGTGGCCCGCGCAACCGCCGAGGGCCTTCGGCAGGTGGCCTCGGCGCTGAGTTCGCCTGGTGGCGGCGAAGCCATGCAGCTTCGCGTGGCGGAGCAGTACGTCAAGGAGTTCGGAAACCTGGCAAAGGAAGGCAACACCTTCGTCGTGCCCTCCAATCTCTCCGACATCGCCTCGATCATCGCGCTGGCGACGGGTTTCAACAAAGATGCTAACAAGAACGGCTCCCCGAGCCTCGGCTAGTTGAGGCGCCGTGCGCGCGATCTTGCTGGCAGCAGGCTGGGGTACGCGGCTCGGCCCTGAGTACGGCGGAAGCGCGAAAGCCCTGGCGCCGATCGGCAGCCGAAAGGCCATCGATTGGGCAGCGGACGCCGTTGAGGCGCTGGGCCATGTCCGCGCCATTGACGTCCTCACGAACGAGAAGAGCCGCCCTGCCATCACGGACTGGGCGATGGGTCGGGCCGGGCGGGTCACGCTTCGGGTGCTCGGCAATGGCGTGTCGTCTCACGCGAACAGGCGAGGGGCCGTGGCGGACCTGGCCGACTACATCGCGACCTCGAGCATCGACGAGGACCTACTCGTCCTCGCAGCCGACAACGTCTTCGACTTCAGCCTGGCCGGGCTTGCGAACCGCACGCGCCGCACGCCAACGGTCGTGACCTACGACGTCGGCACCAGCGAGAAGGTGAAACGCTACGCCAGCGTCGAGCTGCGCCCGGACGGCGTCGTCACCGCCCTCGTCGAGAAGGATCCCAGACCTGCCTCGACCCTGGCCGTCACGGCCGTCTACGGTATCCCCCGCTCCCGTCTCTCCGATCTCACAGCCTACCTCGCGGAGGATCACCCACCGGACAACCTCGGGTATCTCGCAGAATGGTGGTGCGCCCAGGGCTGCCTGGAAGCAGAACGGGGCGAGGGAACCTGGATCGACATCGGAAACCCCGACGACCTGATCCGAGCCCGCCAGCTACTCGGCTGAGCGTCCCGATGGGTTCGCGGCCGCATCTGGTTTCAGCTCGAACGTCACGCTGTACGGGGTCATCCCCAGGGACCGCCAGAACGCTTCACCGTCGGGGTTGGACGCGAGCGCCTCGAGAACCAATCTCCGCCCGCCCAACGCCTCGTTGCGGAAGAGTTGGAACGCACGCGTGCCGAGACCACGTCGGCGATGCTCGCGAAGAATGAAGAACTGACGAAGGTAGACCCCGTCCGGTTCCTTCAGGTCCGGGTCGGTCTGGCGATAGAGCGCGTACCCCACGGGCACGGACTCCACCTCGAAAATGAGCCCCTCGTAGCCGGAGATGAGCCAGCGTTGCAATCGGGCCTCGACCGCATCGAGCGCCATCGGTGCCGCACCTTCGTCATTCTGGAGCTGTTGGTTCCATCGCGAAACGCGCGCAAGATCCGAAGCGTCGATCGGCCTGCATCGCTCAGGAGGCCCGCTAGCTCTGCTGCGGTTTGAGTGGGGGTTCAGGCGTGTCGAGTAGCTGAATTCTTCGACCCGCTCGCAGATCTTCCAGCCGTCGGCCGTTCGAACCAGCTGGTCGAGGTAGTAACCGCCCTCGAAGAAGAGAAGCCGCTTCTCTCCGTCATCGATCGCCAGGGACATCGGGTTGTAGAACCCGGCGCGGCTGGTGGCAGAATCGCCGGAAAGCTCGATCTCCTTGTTCATGACCATGTGTTGGCTCATCGCAAAGATGCCCATGGTCTTCTCGAGCCACGCACGAACCTCGCTTACACCGCCGCTTATCCCCCCGAAGGCCGTGTAGTCGATCACGGCCTCCGGGGTGAAGCAGCTCTCCCAGAGGTCCCAATCCTTGCGGTCGACCCCGGTTGCGTAGCGCGTGAGGAGATCCTCGATTTCCAGGCGGTCCAGCATCTGTTCGGGAGTCATGCGCGGCATCTGGGTCTCCTTGCTTCGCACAAGGATACAGAGCGCGAGCTGACGAACACGCTGGGCGCGGCCTGGGGCCGGCCTGTCGATTTCGGCATCAACCTGCGGTTCAGGGGAGCCCCCGCCGTCGCGGTTCCGATGCCGGTCTCGAAGCCCAAAGTACAGGGCTTCGGTCACGATTCGCGGTCGCCCGCGATCCAAGCTCCAAAGCCCGGAAGAGCCATCCCGGCACCCCAGCCCCAAACGCAGAAGCAGCAGGTGCGACGGCCCGGGATTCCGGGCCCGAAGCAGGACGGATGGCGCTTGATCGGCCTCAGGTCCGAGCGCTGACCGCCTGATGGATGAGCTTGCAGAGCTGCGATGGGAGGAAGGGCTTCTTCACGAAGCCGAAAGCTCCTGCTCTTCGCATCGCCCCGGCGGTATCCGGTGTTGCTTCGTCGGTCATGACGATGACGGGCGGCGCCTGTTCGGCCCGCTGGGCGGCTTCGAGTAGCTCGGAGGCGTCGCGGGTGGCCATTTCCTCCGCACACACGATCGCGCCGAACACCTCGTCATCGAGTAGATCCAGGGCCGGCTCGACATTCACCGCGTACCTCGTATCGAAGCCCTGTTCCCGAAGGGCTTCCGCCAGCATCTTACGGGTGGCGGCATCGTCGTCGATGATGAGTACACGCGTCCCGGACATGCTCAAGGACGAATGCATCCTCCATGCCATCGCTGCGACGGTCGGAGGAGGGCTCTCGTCGCGCTCCCGTCTCATCTCCTCGCCTTGCCTCTACGGGCGACGGGTGCGGTGAGTCAGTCTGCCCCGTTGGGCTCGAGCTGCTGTCCATCCGTGGGAAAGCAGATTCGGAATTCCGTTCCGGCTCCGGGTTCGCTCCGGACCGTGATCGTGCCACCGTGATCCACCACGATGCCCTTGCTGACGACGAGCCCAAGGCCGGTTCCCTCTCCGCGCTGCTTGGTGGTGAAGAAGGGCTCGAAGATGCGTTGCAGATCGCCGGATTGGATCCCCGTTCCGTCGTCTCGTATTCGCACCTCGACCTCGTCTTCTCCCAACGGTCTGAGTTGGACCTGGAGAGTGCCACCGTCGGGCATGGCGTCGACTGCATTCACGAACAGGTTCAAGAAGAGCTGCTGCAATCGGTCGGCGTTGCCGCGGATCTCGGGCGCCGGCTCGAATTTCTTTTCGACGAAGATGCCGTGTTTTCGGAGTTTCTCCTGAAAGAAGGAGAGCGATGCATCGAGTAACTCACCGAGCTGTACTGGAACCGGCACGCCCTTCGAGGGACGGGCCATGTTGAGCAGCGTATCGACGAGGCGCACGATGCGGCCGATCTGCTGCTTGATCAGGGTGGCTCGCTCTCGTTCCTTCGGATCAGAGAGGCTGCGCTCGAGCATGTCGGCGTAGCCCATGATGACGTTCATCGGCGTGCCAACGTCGTGAGCGATCCCGGCCATGATCGTGCCGATCGAGGCCAGCTCCTCCGCCTCACGAGCTCTTGCCTCGGCGCTGCGCAATCGCCTATCCGCCTTGGCGCGGCGAGCCGCGAGTCCGATGAAGCTGGCGATGGCTTGAAGGAAGTCGATGTCGTTCTTGCTGTATGGCCTCGCTTGTTGCCCGTGTACGCCGAGTACGCCATAGGGGCCGTCGTCTCCGGGAATCACGACGCTCAATCCGCTCCGCACGTCGTGGGTCTCGAGCAGGGTCGGCCCCGAGAAACGGGTTTCGCTCTCGAGGTCGGTCACCACGACGGGGTGATCCACGGAGAGCGTGTAGCCCGACTGGGTACTGGGATCCGCGGGAATGGGGAGGGTATCTGCCGGTTCGGCCTTCCAACCGACGCCTGCAACCAGCTTGAATGAGGTCTGGTCCGGGTTGAGTTCGAGCACCTTTGCGAACTCGGCACCCAGGGTCAGGGACAAGGTCTCCAAACACTCCTGGATCGTCTTCTCGAGGGACATCTCGATGAAGGCACGTCGGCCCAGATCGGCGATCACGGCTTCTTGTTTCGCCCGGATGGCCAGTTCTTCTACGGCGAGGCGTTGCTCGGTGATATCGTGGATGAAGGCCGTGAACAGCTTCTTGCCGTCGGTCTCGGCCTGGGAGATGGAGATCTCGATCGGAAACTCCGTCCCATCCGAGCGGAGCCCGAACAAATCGCCCTGTACTCCCAGGCGACGGGTCGCTTCACCACTCGCAGCGAATTCGCGGATGAAGTCCGGCTGCTGGCCGCGGGTGCGCTCGGGGATCAAGCGATCGGCCGACTTCCCGATCACATCGTCCGCGCTTGCCCCGAACAATTGTTCTGCGGCGTGGTTGAATACCACGATTCGCTGGTTCTCATCGATCGTCACGATGCCGTCCATGGCAGATTGGATGACGCCGCCCAACCGGGCCTGGTTCTCTGCGAGCGAAATGGCATGCGCCTGGTCGCCCTTCTCGCGTGCCATCCGCGATGCGCGCAGAGCGAGGTGGACACGGCGTCGCTGAAGGCCGACTGTGGCCGTGGTCCAGATGACGAAGAGAGCGAGGGTGCGATTCGCCAGCACCTTCCACCACTCAACGCCCCCAGGCCCCGGAGACAGGCCGATCCCGATCAACGTGAGTACGGAACAGCCGATCGCGAAGAACACGACTTCCCTGGAGGTCGGCAGGCGCAGCGAGACCAGGATCACGGCGACGTAGGGGACGCCTACCGCGACCCCCAGCGGCGTAATCCAGTCCAGGGTGAAGAAGCAGGTCGCGAGGAACAGCGCGAGGGTCCGGCGCCAGCCGGCTGGGCGGACTTCGCCGCTCTCGTCCAACTGGGGGAGGGTGCCGACCATGGGGCAATCCTACCCAATCAGAGCACGAGGGCTCTACCGCTGGCAATCTGCTCCCAGCTGGGATGCCTGCGTGGGGGCCGTGGCCTGTCGACGACGAGCGCTTTTCCGGCCTCGTGGCTGAGGGTCCACGGCGAGCGCCAGCTTGCCCCAGACCCCTCCGTCGAACTCAGACCACGCCAGGGTCTCCCGAGAACCCGGGCCGGTTCAGGCGCGGAATCAATGGCGTTGTGCCCGATGCCGGGGTCCAATAAAAATCGACCACCTTGTCCACTTTTCGGTAATTGCTACTCGTTCTCGAGGGTGGCCGAAGTCCCGGCCCACTCGAACGAGCCCTCGCGGCTCACAGGTCGGATGGAACCAACATGTCCCTCGAAGAAATCGTCACTCCTCTCAAGACCATCTGGAAGTTCGATTACGAAACCCACGTGAAGGCCCTTCGCGACCTCTACGAGATGGCGAAGAAAGAGCAGTGGAATGCAGCTTCGGACATCCCCTGGGATCTCGAGATCGACAAGGAAGGGGTAGGGGACATCCTGGATCCGAGCGGAGAGCGGTTCCCGCGCTACGACTTCGTCCAGGCCCTTTTCAGACGAGAAGCGCGAGCAGTTCGCGGCACGTCGCTCCGCCTGGACGCTCTCCCAGTTCCTGCACGGCGAGCAGGGTGCGCTGCTCTGCTGCGGCCAACTCGTCGAGGCCGTGCCGGACATGGATGGGAAGCTCTACGCCGCGACCCAGGTGATCGACGAAGCCCGTCATGTCGAGGTATTCCATCGCTACATCACGCGGCTCGACCAGGTCTACACCATCGAGCCGTCATTGCACGCGGTCCTGAACGCGATCCTCGAGGCCGACCTCTGGCAGATGAAGTGCGTGGGAATGCAGGTCATCACGGAGAGCCTCGCCATGGGGACCTTCAAGTCGATGAAGGAGAACACACGGGACGACTTGCTGCGTAAGGTCGTCGAGCTGACCGCCCAAGACGAGGCGCGCCACGTCTCCTACGGCCTGATCTACATGAAGGAAGAACTCCCCCGCATGTCGGACCCCGACCGGGAACGCGTGGAGGATTTCGCACTGGGCGCCGTTCGCATGCTCGTTTCGGGTGGTGGCGGTGCTGCCGATTCGTCGGGCGGTGGCATCCTCTCGTCGCGCAAGGCGGTCTACACCGAAGTCGGCATCGACTACGACGAGGCGATGAGGGAGATCGGCGAGAAGGCAAACGATCCGGAGTTCGCCAACACCGGGCCT
This genomic interval from bacterium contains the following:
- a CDS encoding M20/M25/M40 family metallo-hydrolase, whose product is MSGLVVEGWVDQQWETSILPALESYIRIPNKSPLFDPAWREHGHMDRAVAEVAEWCRSRDVPGLIVEVIEDPQLTPLLYLEVPEQSEVPGQSDDTVLLYGHLDKQPEMIGWEEDLGPWSPVRRGDRLYGRGGADDGYAAFASLTALELLAREQVPHARCVLLIECCEESGSPDLPEHVQRLLPRIGQPSLVVCLDSGCGNYDQLWGTTSLRGMVSGELRVDVLDEGVHSGDAGGIVPSSFRILRQLLSRIEDEDTGRVFPAGLNAEIPADRVAEARKVASQIGDDVSTKFPFAGATRPPDGDPADLILNRTWRPALAITGLGGAPAPSDAGNVLRPSTTAKLSLRLPPGVDGDAATAAVKTLLEANPPSGAGVHFEAEPSATGWNAPPIAPWLERAVDAASSACFGRPALMMGEGGTIPFISMLGDLFPEAQFLITGVLGPASNAHGPNEFLHIPTAKRLTTAVARIVADHHLRS
- a CDS encoding peptidoglycan DD-metalloendopeptidase family protein, producing the protein MDGLTRLGHFMLRCGLVVLLLNPASCAHRSDGVVHTVREGENLFRIAQHYGVPISEILDANDVPDVRDLPTGASLWIPGARVRRPSTRPLRPPLQSRPAAEADALAHGALRFAWPLRGRLTSRYGPRGRRLHEGLDIAASGGTLVRAAEAGRVVFSGRMGGYGNVVVLRHTPAYASVYAHHRRNRVSKGGFVDKGGVVGEVGTTGNASGPHLHFEIRRDEIAQDPLLFLP
- a CDS encoding response regulator, giving the protein MRRERDESPPPTVAAMAWRMHSSLSMSGTRVLIIDDDAATRKMLAEALREQGFDTRYAVNVEPALDLLDDEVFGAIVCAEEMATRDASELLEAAQRAEQAPPVIVMTDEATPDTAGAMRRAGAFGFVKKPFLPSQLCKLIHQAVSART
- a CDS encoding protein-L-isoaspartate(D-aspartate) O-methyltransferase: MPSLQRSEENGYVGARRRLVERLREQGVRDPRVLEAVSEVRRHLLVDEALRDRAYEDVPLPIGDGQTISAPGIVAAMSEALELQGHETVLEVGTGSGYQAAILSRLAARVISIERIPGLANRARSALDMLGVTNVVVHLGDGSRGRPSEAPFDAIVVTAGGPKIPEPLVEQLVPGGRLVGPFGPRGQQELIRVRRKADGELVRESLGLCRFVDLVGEHGWMG
- a CDS encoding paraslipin produces the protein METLIGVGVIAALVIFVLAKTAVVVPQQSAYVVERLGKYSDTLHAGFHILMPFVDRIAYKHSLKERAIDIQEQICITRDNVQVGVDGVLYLQVLDARRASYGIGNYVFAISQLAQTTLRSEVGKIDLDRTFEERAQMNASVVSELDMASDPWGVKVMRYEIKNINPPHDVLTAMEKQMRAEREKRAVVLESEGHRDAAINQAEGDKQKVIKESEATRMKQINEAQGEAEAIEAVARATAEGLRQVASALSSPGGGEAMQLRVAEQYVKEFGNLAKEGNTFVVPSNLSDIASIIALATGFNKDANKNGSPSLG
- a CDS encoding NTP transferase domain-containing protein, whose product is MRAILLAAGWGTRLGPEYGGSAKALAPIGSRKAIDWAADAVEALGHVRAIDVLTNEKSRPAITDWAMGRAGRVTLRVLGNGVSSHANRRGAVADLADYIATSSIDEDLLVLAADNVFDFSLAGLANRTRRTPTVVTYDVGTSEKVKRYASVELRPDGVVTALVEKDPRPASTLAVTAVYGIPRSRLSDLTAYLAEDHPPDNLGYLAEWWCAQGCLEAERGEGTWIDIGNPDDLIRARQLLG
- a CDS encoding adenine phosphoribosyltransferase, whose protein sequence is MAHVTVDQLRSLIRDVPDFPKEGILFRDVTPLLLDPAGLNAAINAVAAPFGDAKVDRVLGIEARGFIFGAPIAQALGAGFGLVRKAGKLPYESHSASYEFEYGIDRVEMHVDTVESGQRVLIVDDLIATGGTAAAAVELVRRAGGEVVGCSFLIELLALGGHKKIDTDCHAVLTY
- a CDS encoding SMP-30/gluconolactonase/LRE family protein: MTRTLTPLLDGLAFPEGPRWHDGRLWFSDMHARTVMTVTAAGKTEEILRVEERPSGLGWLPDGRLLIVSMQDRRLLRLEADGTLAVHADLESLARHHCNDLVVDAHGHAFVGNFGFDLDAGDTPTPTELLRVDPDGSAHVASADMSFPNGAVITPDGETLVVAETFGPRLSAFDLASDGTLSNRRIWAQFERAVPDGICLDAEGAIWVASPVSKEILRVREGGDVTERIPTDQMAIACMLGGEERRTLFILTSESVSPAECEASRNARILTTEVEVPGAGLP
- a CDS encoding TIGR03619 family F420-dependent LLM class oxidoreductase, with product MRLPSCSWRILVPLRFVTSLAFQPPAHLAPLAKAADEAGFDAVALSDHVIHPEKLETPYPYTDDGKPRWEPFTNWPDPWVTAGALLGVTERLRVISSVFVLPMRNPFLVAKAVGTAAVLSGGRVALGVGAGWMADEFELMEQPFPGRGRRMDEMIEVLRQLWQGGWVEHHGEFYDFPRLEMSPVPEEEIPILVGGLSKRALERAASVGDGWISDLHSTEELAGLVSMLGELRAAGPRANRPFQIVVSCNDAFDLDGYRRLQDLGITHLNTMPWLFYGADPNSLEEKCDGLHRFADDILQRI
- a CDS encoding GNAT family N-acetyltransferase, translating into MPRMTPEQMLDRLEIEDLLTRYATGVDRKDWDLWESCFTPEAVIDYTAFGGISGGVSEVRAWLEKTMGIFAMSQHMVMNKEIELSGDSATSRAGFYNPMSLAIDDGEKRLLFFEGGYYLDQLVRTADGWKICERVEEFSYSTRLNPHSNRSRASGPPERCRPIDASDLARVSRWNQQLQNDEGAAPMALDAVEARLQRWLISGYEGLIFEVESVPVGYALYRQTDPDLKEPDGVYLRQFFILREHRRRGLGTRAFQLFRNEALGGRRLVLEALASNPDGEAFWRSLGMTPYSVTFELKPDAAANPSGRSAE